A single region of the Triticum dicoccoides isolate Atlit2015 ecotype Zavitan chromosome 2B, WEW_v2.0, whole genome shotgun sequence genome encodes:
- the LOC119366333 gene encoding ubiquinone biosynthesis protein COQ4 homolog, mitochondrial-like — translation MLAARVNLKGWQQAAVAVGSAFGALLDPKRADLIAALGETTGKPAFERVLQRMKNSAEGREILLERPRVISTRVSHAWDMPENTFGAAYAQFMGSRNFSPDDRPPVRFMETDDLAFVATRAREVHDFWHVLFGLPTNLIGETALKVIEFEQIFLPMCMLSVVGGSARFSEKQRRLFFQHYFPWATKAGVKATDLMSVYYEKHFHEDLEEVRRNWGIVPCPDPKATSSA, via the exons ATGTTGGCGGCGCGTGTTAACCTCAAGGGCTGGCAGCAGGCGGCTGTTGCAGTTGGTTCCGCGTTCGGGGCCTTGCTTGATCCGAAGAGAGCTGATCTGATAGCCGCGCTTGGGGAGACCACCGGGAAGCCAGCGTTCGAGCGGGTGCTCCAGCGCATGAAGAACAGCGCCGAAGGCAGG GAAATTCTTTTGGAGCGTCCTCGGGTTATATCCACTCGGGTTTCACACGCCTGGGACATGCCTGAGAACACGTTCGGTGCTGCCTATGCTCAGTTCATGGGGTCAAGGAACTTCTCACCAGACGACCGCCCACCAGTTCGCTTCATGGAGACCGACGACCTCGCCTTCGTCGCGACCCGTGCCCGTGAGGTGCACGACTTCTGGCACGTGCTGTTCGGCCTCCCGACCAACCTGATCGGCGAGACTGCTCTCAAGGTGATCGAGTTCGAGCAGATCTTCCTCCCGATGTGCATGCTCTCTGTCGTCGGGGGCTCCGCGAGGTTCAGCGAGAAGCAGAGGAGGCTGTTCTTCCAGCACTATTTCCCGTGGGCGACCAAGGCAGGTGTCAAGGCTACTGATCTGATGTCCGTGTACTATGAGAAGCACTTCCATGAGGATCTGGAGGAGGTGCGGAGGAACTGGGGGATCGTGCCGTGCCCGGATCCCAAGGCGACGAGCAGTGCTTAG
- the LOC119366332 gene encoding small glutamine-rich tetratricopeptide repeat-containing protein 2-like yields MATAMAVAGAACASRPPRPPRRRGHAPPRAAAGAVEIRVCTNRTCARQGGREVLAALEGLSPPPPRVDVASCGCLGRCGAGPNVGASVPGRGNAVFAHVGTAARAARLLEHLLGAAEFDAAAGLAALALREKAEATLADGRAAQAEALFTESIAMDAPGGLHLAYGGRCKARIVVGDTAGALADAEEAIRIAPKFPQCHLLRGDALFAMGEYHSAEDAYARALDLDPSIRRSKSFKARLEKLREKLVSVSTSS; encoded by the exons ATGGCGACGGCGATGGCCGTGGCGGGAGCAGCCTGCGCCTCccggccgccgcgcccgccgcgccGGCGAGGGCACGCGCCGCCGCGCGCCGCGGCGGGGGCGGTGGAGATACGGGTCTGCACGAACCGCACGTGCGCGCGGCAGGGCGGGCGCGAGGTGCTCGCGGCGCTCGAGGGgctctcgccgcccccgccgcgcgtCGACGTGGCTTCCTGCGGGTGCCTGGGCCGCTGCGGGGCCGGGCCCAACGTCGGCGCCTCCGTCCCGGGCCGCGGCAACGCCGTGTTCGCCCACGTGGGCACGGCGGCCCGCGCCGCGCGGCTCCTGGAGCACCTCCTCGGCGCCGCCGAGTTCGACGCGGCCGCGGGGCTCGCCGCGCTCGCCCTACGGGAGAAGGCCGAGGCCACCCTCGCCGACGGGAGAGCCGCCCAGGCGGAGGCCCTCTTCACcgag AGCATCGCAATGGATGCTCCTGGTGGGCTGCATCTGGCCTACGGAGGCAG GTGTAAGGCGAGAATAGTGGTTGGGGATACCGCCGGCGCGCTCGCGGATGCCGAGGAGGCGATAAGGATAGCTCCCAAATTTCCTCAG TGTCACTTGTTGCGAGGGGACGCGCTGTTTGCAATGGGAGAGTACCACTCCGCAGAGGATGCATATGCACGTGCCTTGGATCTTGACCCATCTATTCGTCGGTCCAAGTCTTTCAAG GCCCGCTTGGAAAAACTACGGGAGAAGCTTGTCAGTGTCAGCACTTCATCATAG